In a single window of the Streptacidiphilus sp. P02-A3a genome:
- a CDS encoding lipocalin-like domain-containing protein produces the protein MLSEKDLVGVWRLVSHFYVDSDGSTSEGPLGDKADGLLIYHRNGYMTASMMRTVPLTTEDCAAPQTYLGSADDFLGYAGRWRLAHNVVVHQVSIGSHARVVNTRQFRHAEMIQDTLRLRRRLGGPHALVVMDWQRVAEATTVEPVDRGLLYA, from the coding sequence ATGCTGTCTGAGAAGGACCTCGTCGGAGTCTGGCGGCTCGTCTCGCACTTCTATGTCGACTCCGACGGCTCCACCAGCGAGGGGCCGTTGGGCGACAAGGCGGACGGGCTGCTGATCTACCACCGGAACGGCTACATGACCGCCAGCATGATGCGCACGGTTCCGCTGACGACCGAGGACTGCGCCGCGCCGCAGACGTACCTCGGCTCGGCCGACGACTTCTTGGGCTATGCGGGACGCTGGCGACTGGCCCACAACGTGGTCGTGCACCAGGTCAGCATCGGCTCCCACGCCCGGGTGGTGAACACCCGTCAGTTCCGGCACGCCGAAATGATCCAGGACACGCTACGCCTGCGCCGCCGCCTGGGCGGCCCGCACGCCCTCGTGGTGATGGACTGGCAGCGAGTGGCGGAGGCGACGACGGTCGAGCCCGTGGACCGGGGACTGCTGTACGCCTGA
- a CDS encoding MerR family transcriptional regulator gives MLEIKPERTIPPTPTNGTGTPTGLSIGEASRRTGVSVHTLRYYERVGLVITSIDRTPGGRRRYRQPDLDWIILCTKLRATGMPIRNIQRYAELASAGHGNEEHRLALMEAHRAEVTARIDELQLNLKLIDHKIHVYRERLAAGDAESLWMPTIEGGVG, from the coding sequence GTGCTCGAAATCAAGCCTGAGCGAACCATTCCGCCGACACCCACCAACGGCACCGGTACCCCGACGGGCCTGAGCATCGGGGAGGCGTCCCGGCGTACCGGTGTCAGCGTCCACACGCTGCGCTACTACGAGCGGGTCGGCCTGGTCATCACGTCCATCGACCGAACCCCCGGTGGCAGACGCCGCTACCGGCAGCCAGACCTGGACTGGATCATCCTCTGCACCAAGCTCCGGGCCACCGGCATGCCGATCCGGAACATCCAACGCTACGCCGAACTCGCCTCGGCCGGACACGGCAACGAGGAGCACCGGCTGGCGCTGATGGAGGCACACCGTGCCGAGGTCACCGCCAGGATCGATGAGCTGCAACTGAACCTCAAGCTCATCGACCACAAGATCCACGTGTACCGTGAGCGGCTCGCCGCAGGGGACGCCGAAAGCCTGTGGATGCCGACCATCGAGGGCGGGGTCGGCTGA
- a CDS encoding NAD(P)H-binding protein — translation MIVVTTPTGAVGRRVLTGVLDAGEQVRVIARNPSRLPFGVRDRVEVVPGSHRDAEVVDRAFDGAEAVFWLVPPDPAAAVVDEAFTGFTRAACAAFVRRGVRRVVGVSALGRGFTASAGLATASLAMDDLITGTGVDYRALTMPAFMENLLGQAALIRERGEFYSLIDGDRRLPTVAARDVAAAATGLLLDRDWHGQGEVPLLGPEDLSFHRTAAVISEVVGRPVQYRQLSAEAFRAVMTGVGMSEAMALATAEMLLAKNRGLDELVPRTAESATPTHFRSWCAEVLRPALAAADNSARLGIL, via the coding sequence ATGATCGTGGTCACCACCCCGACCGGCGCTGTGGGCCGCCGAGTGCTCACCGGCGTCCTCGACGCGGGCGAGCAGGTCCGCGTGATCGCGCGCAACCCGTCCCGACTGCCGTTCGGCGTCCGCGACCGGGTCGAGGTCGTGCCGGGCTCCCACCGCGACGCCGAGGTCGTCGATCGCGCCTTCGACGGCGCGGAGGCGGTGTTCTGGCTGGTCCCGCCGGACCCCGCGGCGGCCGTGGTGGACGAGGCGTTCACCGGTTTCACCCGCGCGGCCTGCGCCGCGTTCGTCCGGCGGGGCGTGCGCCGGGTCGTCGGCGTCTCCGCGCTCGGACGCGGCTTCACCGCGAGCGCCGGGCTGGCGACTGCCTCGCTGGCGATGGACGACCTGATCACTGGGACGGGCGTCGACTACCGCGCCCTCACCATGCCCGCGTTCATGGAGAACCTGCTGGGCCAGGCCGCGCTGATCCGGGAGCGGGGAGAGTTCTACTCGCTCATCGACGGCGACCGCCGACTGCCCACGGTCGCTGCCCGGGACGTGGCCGCCGCCGCGACCGGCCTGCTGCTGGACCGCGACTGGCACGGCCAGGGGGAGGTTCCGCTGCTCGGCCCCGAGGACCTGTCCTTCCACCGGACGGCGGCCGTGATCTCCGAGGTGGTGGGCCGTCCGGTCCAGTACCGGCAACTGTCGGCCGAGGCGTTCCGTGCCGTGATGACCGGGGTGGGGATGTCCGAGGCGATGGCCCTGGCCACGGCCGAGATGCTGCTCGCCAAGAACCGCGGCCTGGACGAGTTGGTCCCGCGCACAGCGGAGTCCGCCACACCCACCCACTTCCGCTCCTGGTGCGCCGAGGTGCTGCGGCCGGCGCTGGCGGCGGCCGACAACAGTGCCCGTCTAGGGATTCTTTAG
- a CDS encoding cyclase family protein, whose translation MSRRLIDLSVPLLDGPSEATPVEVSVLDHAAAPAALGLRPEDFPEGEAISNETITLTTHTGTHMDAPLHYGLTSAGQAADSIDRIPLEWCFAPGVRLDLRHIPPGAGITAADLEDALAKAEYELRPGDIPLIWTGADRLWGTAEYRSEHPGMTRESTAWLVERGAKVIGIDSWGFDRPFASMIGEYRSSGDQAVLWPAHLYGRERPYCQLEKLAHLDRLPAAHGFTVACFPVKLAGLGAGWTRVVAIVDDPSPTH comes from the coding sequence GTGAGCCGACGGCTGATCGATCTGAGCGTGCCGTTGCTGGACGGTCCGAGCGAAGCCACCCCGGTCGAGGTGTCGGTGCTCGACCACGCCGCCGCCCCCGCCGCCCTCGGCCTGCGGCCCGAGGACTTCCCGGAGGGGGAGGCGATCTCCAACGAGACGATCACGCTGACCACGCACACGGGTACCCACATGGACGCGCCGCTGCACTACGGGCTCACCAGCGCCGGGCAGGCGGCGGACTCCATCGACCGGATTCCGCTGGAGTGGTGCTTCGCCCCCGGCGTCCGGCTCGACCTGCGGCACATCCCCCCGGGAGCCGGCATCACCGCCGCCGACCTGGAGGACGCGCTGGCCAAGGCCGAGTACGAACTCAGGCCCGGTGACATCCCGTTGATTTGGACGGGGGCCGACCGACTCTGGGGGACGGCGGAGTACCGCAGCGAGCACCCGGGAATGACCCGGGAGTCCACGGCCTGGCTGGTCGAGCGCGGCGCCAAGGTGATCGGCATCGACAGTTGGGGCTTCGACCGACCGTTCGCCTCCATGATCGGGGAGTATCGAAGCAGCGGTGACCAGGCGGTGCTCTGGCCGGCCCACCTCTACGGGCGCGAGCGGCCCTACTGCCAACTGGAGAAACTGGCCCACCTGGATCGGCTACCGGCCGCGCACGGATTCACCGTGGCCTGCTTCCCGGTCAAGCTGGCCGGGCTCGGCGCGGGCTGGACCCGGGTCGTCGCCATAGTCGACGACCCGTCACCAACTCACTGA
- a CDS encoding histidine-type phosphatase: MKRNVATGVALAVTLTVAAVPLTAGTATAQDLRPASHADRHFYTTMTPYQPQQSPTGYQRAPKGFTPVFTENVIRHGARAMTDSSDIDAVLAVLRSAQAQGELTGLGARLGPQVQTLQAAAVSVGYGNLSGLGVREQQQLALRLERRLPSLFTTIAAEREPIEVETSGVARVVASANAFTSELATGDPALAGLIQAPVTDKNLLYFHKQPQNADYQAYLASDPELTAVLAEIDGESSTAESAEHIVSRLFDASFVKAMSSADQISFSTSLYNLYSAAPDLSVEAPDVDLDPFLPAQDAHWFAYLDDATSFYQKGPAFSGRTITYNMADVLLDDLFTQAEAKADGTSDAGAVLRFTHAEEIIPLAVLLDLPGSTEAADPNQPYTYQNNPWRGAQVTPMAANVQWDLYSGPAVSAKGGGSTSAQGTEYLVRMLYNEKQTAFKPSCKPIAKGSYFYDLNELRLCFNQG; this comes from the coding sequence ATGAAGCGCAACGTCGCCACCGGTGTGGCCCTGGCCGTGACCCTGACGGTTGCCGCCGTCCCCCTCACCGCCGGCACCGCCACGGCCCAGGACCTGAGGCCCGCTTCGCACGCCGACCGGCACTTCTACACGACGATGACGCCGTACCAGCCGCAGCAGAGCCCCACCGGCTACCAGCGCGCGCCGAAGGGCTTCACCCCCGTCTTCACCGAGAACGTCATCCGCCACGGAGCCCGTGCCATGACGGACAGCAGCGACATCGACGCGGTGCTGGCGGTGCTGCGGAGCGCGCAGGCACAGGGCGAACTGACCGGGCTGGGCGCGCGGTTGGGACCCCAGGTGCAGACCCTCCAGGCCGCCGCGGTGTCCGTCGGCTACGGCAACCTGTCCGGTCTCGGGGTGCGGGAGCAGCAGCAGCTGGCGCTGCGTCTGGAGCGCCGCCTGCCCTCGCTCTTCACCACCATCGCCGCCGAGCGGGAGCCGATCGAGGTGGAGACCTCCGGGGTGGCCCGCGTCGTGGCCAGCGCCAACGCCTTCACCAGTGAGCTGGCCACCGGTGACCCGGCACTGGCCGGGCTGATCCAGGCCCCGGTGACCGACAAGAACCTGCTGTACTTCCACAAGCAGCCGCAGAACGCCGACTACCAGGCGTACCTGGCGAGCGACCCGGAGCTGACCGCGGTACTGGCCGAGATCGACGGCGAGTCCAGCACCGCGGAGTCCGCCGAGCACATCGTCTCGCGGCTGTTCGACGCGAGCTTCGTCAAGGCGATGTCCAGCGCCGACCAGATCTCCTTCTCCACCTCGCTGTACAACCTCTACAGCGCCGCACCCGACCTGAGCGTGGAGGCCCCGGACGTGGACCTCGACCCCTTCCTCCCGGCCCAGGACGCCCACTGGTTCGCCTACCTCGACGACGCCACGTCCTTCTACCAGAAGGGCCCCGCCTTCAGCGGACGCACCATCACCTACAACATGGCCGACGTCCTGCTCGACGACCTGTTCACCCAGGCCGAGGCGAAGGCCGACGGCACCAGCGACGCGGGCGCCGTACTCCGGTTCACCCACGCCGAGGAGATCATCCCGCTCGCGGTCCTGCTGGACCTGCCCGGCAGCACCGAGGCCGCGGACCCGAACCAGCCGTACACCTACCAGAACAACCCCTGGCGCGGCGCCCAGGTCACCCCCATGGCCGCGAACGTCCAGTGGGACCTGTACTCCGGCCCCGCCGTCAGCGCCAAGGGCGGTGGCTCCACCAGCGCCCAGGGCACCGAGTACCTGGTCCGCATGCTGTACAACGAGAAGCAGACCGCCTTCAAGCCCTCCTGCAAGCCGATCGCCAAGGGCAGCTACTTCTACGACCTCAACGAACTGAGGCTCTGCTTCAACCAGGGCTGA
- a CDS encoding aromatase/cyclase, with protein MIVHTLIYRFSSETSADDVRTFFDGLHDLAVNSGLITEFDWQPHVLLPVDEKSKGMTATHIAQFSCVDTATLRKFSEQSAVHEFIAKWRAQLNYESSYANHEPMLLSGSRNGSAMYHTEHTVTVEADADVVYAVLADIERYSELFPPTQASTILEESDHHQIARLVVDVSGQLQSWVTRRELNRRHRVIGYRQLESAPMIEFMGGEWRALPLDGNRTQLVITHDFAARATEAVPSQERATELLRAAVETNSHADLDAVRQEAERRAQAVGNAA; from the coding sequence ATGATTGTGCACACCCTCATTTACCGGTTTTCGTCGGAGACCAGCGCCGACGACGTCCGGACGTTCTTCGACGGCCTGCACGACCTAGCCGTCAACTCCGGCCTGATCACGGAATTCGATTGGCAGCCGCATGTGCTGCTGCCGGTCGACGAGAAGTCGAAGGGAATGACCGCGACGCACATCGCGCAGTTCTCCTGCGTCGACACGGCGACCCTGCGGAAATTCTCCGAGCAGTCGGCCGTGCACGAGTTCATCGCGAAATGGCGGGCACAGCTGAACTACGAGTCATCGTATGCGAACCACGAGCCGATGCTGCTGTCGGGCAGCAGAAACGGGAGCGCCATGTACCACACCGAGCACACCGTCACCGTCGAGGCGGACGCGGACGTCGTCTACGCCGTGTTGGCCGACATCGAGCGGTACTCCGAACTTTTCCCGCCCACCCAAGCCTCCACGATTCTCGAGGAGAGCGATCACCACCAGATCGCGCGGCTGGTGGTCGACGTCAGCGGACAGTTGCAGAGCTGGGTGACCCGGCGCGAGCTGAATCGCCGTCACCGCGTGATCGGCTACCGACAGTTGGAGAGCGCGCCGATGATCGAGTTCATGGGCGGCGAGTGGCGCGCGCTGCCGCTGGACGGGAACCGTACCCAGCTCGTGATCACCCACGACTTCGCGGCCCGCGCCACCGAAGCCGTTCCCAGCCAGGAGCGGGCCACGGAGCTGCTGCGTGCCGCCGTCGAGACCAACAGCCACGCGGACCTGGACGCGGTCCGGCAGGAGGCCGAGCGCCGCGCCCAGGCCGTCGGGAACGCCGCGTGA